In Macadamia integrifolia cultivar HAES 741 chromosome 5, SCU_Mint_v3, whole genome shotgun sequence, a single window of DNA contains:
- the LOC122079699 gene encoding protein unc-50 homolog has translation MLPTVSRGRMPSVRHNPVFPQYLRRIVKWRQMDIEYTFWQMLHLCTSPKVVYASTFFPRETKNQWARDDPAFVVICSLLLIVATSAYCVAYDHSVAHAVFTVISVLVFHFLITGVILATCCWFLTNSYLREEVANSHVVEQRVEWLYAFDVHCNSFFPLFIMLYVIHYFLSPLLVAHGFFPVALSNLLFMVAVSYYHYLNFLGYDVLPFLDRTTFFLLPIGIVIVLSPILILSGFNPTRYIMNIYFS, from the exons ATGCTGCCCACCGTTTCCAGAGGGCGAATGCCCTCCGTGCGCCACAATCCTGTGTTTCCTCAATACCTCAGGAGAATAGTAaag TGGCGACAAATGGATATTGAATACACTTTCTGGCAAATGCTTCATCTCTGTACCTCTCCAAAAGTTGTGTATGCCTCTACCTTCTTTCCtag AGAAACCAAGAACCAGTGGGCACGAGATGATCCTGCTTTTGTTGTAATATGCAGTTTGCTCTTGATAGTTGCAACTTCTGCCTATTGTGTAGC gTATGATCATAGTGTGGCTCATGCTGTTTTCACGGTTATCTCTGTCCTGGTTTTTCATTTCTTGATAACTGGAGTAATACTGGCAACGTGTTGTTG GTTCCTGACAAATTCTTATCTTCGTGAGGAGGTCGCAAATAGCCATGTGGTTGAGCAGCGGGTTGAATG GCTGTATGCGTTTGATGTGCACTGCAACTCTTTCTTCCCACTGTTCATTATGCTTTACG tgatccattattttttatcacCACTCTTGGTTGCACATGGTTTCTTTCCGGTGGCGTTATCAAATTTGCTTTTCATGGTGGCTGTTTCATATTACCACTACCTCAACTTTTTAGGATATGATG TACTGCCCTTTTTGGACAGAACGACCTTTTTCTTGTTACCAATTGGCATCGTGATTGTCCTATCCCCCATCT TGATTCTCAGTGGCTTCAACCCAACAagatacattatgaacatctaTTTCAGTTAA
- the LOC122080126 gene encoding protein MRG1-like isoform X1: MGSSNTGAKDEAASDGDDSNGDPSASDTGVFSESEKVLAFHGPRLYEAKILKVEFRKKEWRYYVHYLGWNKNWDEWVAVDRLMKFTEENVRKQQDLEKQLSADKSLKLGRSTQIKPKGSTDAKVDKEDLRNYVARGKKRKNDSGIEEKDTESMEKLVKIQIPSTLKKQLIDDWEFVTQLGKLVKLPRSPCVDDILKKYLDYKSKKDGMVADSIGEILKGLRCYFDKALPVMLLYKKERQQYHEAVTDNVSPSTVYGAEHLLRLFVKLPELLDYVNIEEETQTRLQQKLLEFLKFMQKNQNAFFLSTYDSSKGSEGSAGDQD; this comes from the exons ATGGGGAGCTCGAACACCGGAGCAAAGGATGAAGCAGCTTCAGACGGCGATGATAGCAACGGGGATCCTTCCGCTTCAGACACCGGCGTTTTCTCCGAAAGCGAGAAGGTCCTCGCTTTTCACGGCCCTCGACTCTACGAAGCCAAG ATTCTAAAGGTTGAGTTTCGGAAGAAGGAATGGAGATACTATGTTCATTATCTT ggttggaacaaaaa TTGGGATGAATGGGTAGCTGTGGATCGTTTAATGAAATTTACTGAGGAGAATGTCCGGAAGCAGCAGGATCTTGAAAAACAACTGAGTGCAGATAAGAGTCTTAAGTTAGGGCGTTCAACACAGATCAAGCCAAAGGGCTCTACAG ATGCAAAAGTGGATAAAGAGGACCTTAGGAACTATG TGgcaagagggaagaagagaaagaatgaCTCTGGCATTGAG GAGAAGGATACTGAATCAATGGAGAAGCTAGTGAAGATCCAAATTCCATCAACTCTAAAGAAGCAACTAATTGATGATTGGGAATTTGTCACCCAACTGGGTAAG CTTGTTAAACTTCCGCGTTCCCCATGTGTTGATGATATATTGAAGAAGTATCTTGATTACAAGTCAAAGAAGGATGGCAT GGTGGCTGACTCGATTGGAGAGATTTTGAAGGGTTTACGTTGTTACTTTGACAAAGCATTGCCAGTAATGCTCTTGTACAAAAAAGAGCGTCAACAATATCATGAAGCTGTTACAGATAATGTATCTCCTTCAACTGTATATGGTGCTGAGCATCTATTACGCCTATTTG TTAAGTTACCTGAGTTACTAGACTATGTGAACATTGAAGAAGAAACACAGACACGCCTGCAGCAGAAGTTGCTCGAGTTTCTGAA ATTCATGCAAAAGAATCAGAACGCATTCTTCCTTTCTACTTATGACAGCTCCAAAGGCTCTGAAGGAAGTGCTGGGGATCAAGATTAA
- the LOC122080126 gene encoding protein MRG1-like isoform X2, which translates to MGSSNTGAKDEAASDGDDSNGDPSASDTGVFSESEKVLAFHGPRLYEAKILKVEFRKKEWRYYVHYLGWNKNWDEWVAVDRLMKFTEENVRKQQDLEKQLSADKSLKLGRSTQIKPKGSTVARGKKRKNDSGIEEKDTESMEKLVKIQIPSTLKKQLIDDWEFVTQLGKLVKLPRSPCVDDILKKYLDYKSKKDGMVADSIGEILKGLRCYFDKALPVMLLYKKERQQYHEAVTDNVSPSTVYGAEHLLRLFVKLPELLDYVNIEEETQTRLQQKLLEFLKFMQKNQNAFFLSTYDSSKGSEGSAGDQD; encoded by the exons ATGGGGAGCTCGAACACCGGAGCAAAGGATGAAGCAGCTTCAGACGGCGATGATAGCAACGGGGATCCTTCCGCTTCAGACACCGGCGTTTTCTCCGAAAGCGAGAAGGTCCTCGCTTTTCACGGCCCTCGACTCTACGAAGCCAAG ATTCTAAAGGTTGAGTTTCGGAAGAAGGAATGGAGATACTATGTTCATTATCTT ggttggaacaaaaa TTGGGATGAATGGGTAGCTGTGGATCGTTTAATGAAATTTACTGAGGAGAATGTCCGGAAGCAGCAGGATCTTGAAAAACAACTGAGTGCAGATAAGAGTCTTAAGTTAGGGCGTTCAACACAGATCAAGCCAAAGGGCTCTACAG TGgcaagagggaagaagagaaagaatgaCTCTGGCATTGAG GAGAAGGATACTGAATCAATGGAGAAGCTAGTGAAGATCCAAATTCCATCAACTCTAAAGAAGCAACTAATTGATGATTGGGAATTTGTCACCCAACTGGGTAAG CTTGTTAAACTTCCGCGTTCCCCATGTGTTGATGATATATTGAAGAAGTATCTTGATTACAAGTCAAAGAAGGATGGCAT GGTGGCTGACTCGATTGGAGAGATTTTGAAGGGTTTACGTTGTTACTTTGACAAAGCATTGCCAGTAATGCTCTTGTACAAAAAAGAGCGTCAACAATATCATGAAGCTGTTACAGATAATGTATCTCCTTCAACTGTATATGGTGCTGAGCATCTATTACGCCTATTTG TTAAGTTACCTGAGTTACTAGACTATGTGAACATTGAAGAAGAAACACAGACACGCCTGCAGCAGAAGTTGCTCGAGTTTCTGAA ATTCATGCAAAAGAATCAGAACGCATTCTTCCTTTCTACTTATGACAGCTCCAAAGGCTCTGAAGGAAGTGCTGGGGATCAAGATTAA
- the LOC122078387 gene encoding probable cinnamyl alcohol dehydrogenase gives MGSLEKERTTTGWAARDPSGILSPYTYNLRNTGPEDVFIKVICCGICHTDLHQIRNDLGMSNYPMVPGHEVVGEVMEVGSDVTKFRVGDRVGVGCIVGCCKQCSPCKSNIEQYCNKKIWSYNDVYLDGKPTQGGFAESMVTNQKFVVKIPDGMEAEQAAPLLCAGLTAYSPLRHFGYNRSGVRGGILGLGGVGHMGVKIAKAMGHHVTVISSSDKKKEEALEHLGADAYLVSSDAAGMQAAADSLDYIIDTVPVFHPLEPYLSLLKVDGKVILTGVISTPLQFVSPVVMLGRKSITGSFIGSMDETAEMLEFCKEKGLTSMVEIVQMDYVNKAIERLEKNDVRYRFVVDVAASKLDE, from the exons ATGGGCAGCTTGGAGAAGGAAAGAACGACGACAGGATGGGCAGCGAGAGACCCATCAGGGATTCTATCGCCTTACACATACAATCTTAG GAACACAGGGCCAGAGGACGTGTTCATCAAGGTGATATGCTGTGGTATCTGCCACACCGATCTCCACCAGATCAGGAACGATCTCGGCATGTCCAATTACCCCATGGTTCCTGG TCACGAAGTTGTTGGTGAGGTCATGGAGGTTGGTTCCGACGTCACTAAGTTCAGAGTAGGTGATCGAGTCGGAGTAGGTTGCATCGTCGGATGCTGCAAGCAATGTTCTCCTTGCAAATCAAACATTGAACAGTACTGCAACAAGAAGATTTGGTCCTATAACGATGTATACCTAGATGGGAAACCCACCCAAGGAGGCTTTGCTGAATCCATGGTCACCAATCAGAA GTTTGTGGTGAAGATACCAGATGGGATGGAGGCAGAGCAAGCGGCGCCGCTACTATGTGCAGGGTTGACGGCTTACAGTCCACTGAGGCATTTTGGGTATAACCGGAGTGGGGTGAGAGGAGGAATTTTGGGACTCGGAGGCGTTGGGCATATGGGGGTAAAGATAGCCAAGGCGATGGGTCACCATGTCACTGTGATTAGCTCTTCtgataagaagaaagaggaggccTTAGAGCATCTCGGCGCCGATGCTTACCTTGTGAGCTCTGATGCTGCTGGCATGCAAGCTGCCGCTGATAGCCTCGATTACATCATCGACACTGTTCCCGTCTTCCATCCCCTCGAACCTTACCTCTCCCTCTTGAAGGTCGACGGTAAAGTGATCTTGACTGGTGTCATTTCAACCCCTCTGCAATTCGTTTCCCCTGTTGTAATGCTCG GGAGGAAGTCGATCACTGGGAGCTTTATAGGAAGCATGGATGAGACAGCAGAGATGCTTGAGTTCTGCAAGGAAAAGGGATTGACTTCCATGGTGGAAATAGTGCAGATGGATTATGTGAACAAAGCTATAGAGAGGTTGGAGAAGAACGATGTCAGATATAGGTTCGTTGTGGATGTGGCCGCCAGCAAGCTTGATGAATGA